A single genomic interval of Juglans regia cultivar Chandler chromosome 1, Walnut 2.0, whole genome shotgun sequence harbors:
- the LOC108987943 gene encoding PI-PLC X domain-containing protein At5g67130-like isoform X2 → MGLWQNLLLMKASVILFLRVNASACSNGECKLLDPCSSDGDCQAGLYCFSCPQGFSGNRCVRSTTTNQFKLLNNSLPFNKYAFLTTHNAYAIDGEPSHTGVPRITFTNQEDTVTQQLNNGVRGLMLDTYDFQGEVWLCHSSGGQCHDYTAFEPAIDTLKEIEAFLSANPSEIVTLILEDYVQAPNGLTKVFIDAGLTKYWFPVEIMPQNGQDWPLVSDMVAKNQRLLVFTSIRSKEESEGIAYQWNYMVENQYGDGGMRAGNCPNRRESPPLDDKTKSLVLVNYFSSLPFKMTACGHNSADLINMLHTCFGAAGNRWANFVAVDFYKRSEGGGTFQAVDTLNGELLCGCDDVRACVPGSTSPACTA, encoded by the exons ATGGGTCTTTGGCAAAACTTGCTTTTGATGAAAGCTTCAGTAATATTATTTCTCAGGGTTAATGCCTCAGCTTGTTCCAATGGAGAGTGCAAG TTACTCGATCCATGCTCATCCGATGGAGATTGCCAGGCGGGACTCTACTGTTTCTCTTGCCCCCAAGGATTTTCAGGCAATAGATGTGTCAGATCAACCACTACAAACCAATTCAAGCTTCTG AATAATTCTCTGCCGTTCAATAAATATGCGTTCTTGACAACCCATAATGCTTATGCTATCGATGGAGAGCCATCTCACACAGGAGTTCCTCGGATTACCTTCACAAATCAAGAAGATACTGTCACTCAACAGCTAAAT AATGGAGTTCGCGGCTTGATGCTTGATACGTATGATTTTCAAGGAGAAGTATGGTTGTGCCATTCTTCTGGAGGACAATGCCATGACTATACTGCATTT GAACCTGCTATAGACACGCTGAAGGAGATCGAAGCTTTCTTATCAGCAAACCCATCAGAAATTGTCACATTGATATTAGAAGACTATGTTCAAGCTCCGAATGGACTGACAAAGGTCTTCATCGATGCCGGGTTGACGAAATATTGGTTTCCGGTGGAAATTATGCCACAAAATGGTCAAGATTGGCCGCTAGTCAGTGACATGGTTGCTAAAAACCAGAGGCTACTTGTATTCACTTCAATTAGGTCTAAGGAGGAAAGTGAAGGCATTGCTTATCAGTGGAACTACATGGTTGAAAACCAAT ATGGAGATGGTGGAATGCGTGCAGGAAACTGTCCCAATAGGAGAGAATCACCACCACTTGATGACAAAACCAAGTCTTTGGTATtggtcaattatttttcaagtcTTCCCTTTAAGATGACCGCATGTGGACATAACTCGGCTGATCTAATTAACATGCTCCATACATGTTTTGGTGCTGCCGGCAACCGGTGGGCTAACTTTGTTGCCGTTGATTTTTACAAG AGAAGCGAGGGAGGTGGAACATTTCAAGCTGTGGACACTCTCAATGGGGAGCTGTTGTGTGGTTGTGATGACGTCCGTGCATGTGTG CCTGGATCAACCTCACCAGCTTGCACTGCATGA
- the LOC108987930 gene encoding cytochrome P450 85A-like, with the protein MAFLMVVLGVVLVLCICSALLRWNEVRYRKKGLPPGTMGWPVFGETTEFLKQGPNFMKNQRARYGSFFKSHILGCPTIVSMDPELNRYILMNEAKGLVPGYPRSMLDILGKCNIAAVHGSTHKYMRGALLSLISPTMIRDQLLAKTDEFIRSHLSNWDDQIINIQEKTKEIALCSSLKQIAGIESSSMFQPFMTEFFKLVLGTLSLPINFPGTNYRRGFQARKNIIAMLRQLIEERRTSQETHQDMLGSLMRSDENRYELTDEEIIDLIITIVYSGYETVSTTSMMAVKYLHDHPGALEEVRKEHLAIRERKRPEDPIDWNDLKSMRFTRAVIFETSRLATIVNGVLRKTTKDMELNGFVIPKGWRIYVYTREINYDPFLYPEPFTFNPWRWLDKSLESQGYFFIFGGGTRLCPGKELGIAEVSTFLHYLVTRYRWEEIGGDKLLKFPRVEAPNGLHIRVSSY; encoded by the exons ATGGCTTTTTTAATGGTAGTTCTAGGGGTGGTGTTGGTGCTCTGTATCTGCTCTGCTTTGCTGAGATGGAATGAGGTGAGGTACAGGAAGAAAGGTTTGCCTCCAGGTACAATGGGCTGGCCGGTATTTGGAGAGACTACAGAGTTTCTAAAACAAGGTCCGAACTTCATGAAAAACCAGCGAGCAAg GTATGGTAGTTTTTTCAAGTCCCACATACTGGGCTGCCCTACCATTGTATCCATGGATCCCGAGCTCAACAGGTACATCCTCATGAATGAGGCAAAAGGGCTTGTTCCTGGCTACCCACGGTCCATGTTGGATATCTTGGGGAAATGCAACATTGCAGCAGTTCATGGCTCCACCCACAAGTACATGAGAGGGGCATTGCTTTCGCTCATAAGCCCCACCATGATCAGAGACCAGCTTTTGGCAAAAACTGATGAATTCATTAGAAGCCACCTTAGCAACTGGGATGACCAAATCATCAACATTCAAGAAAAGACCAAAGAG ATAGCTCTTTGCTCATCCCTTAAGCAGATTGCCGGTATAGAATCCAGCTCAATGTTCCAACCATTCATGACTGAGTTCTTTAAGCTAGTTCTAGGGACACTTTCACTGCCTATTAACTTTCCGGGAACAAATTATCGTCGGGGATTCCAG GCGAGGAAAAATATCATAGCCATGTTGAGGCAACTAATAGAGGAAAGAAGAACTTCTCAAGAAACCCACCAAGATATGCTTGGTTCCCTTATGAGAAGTGATGAAAATAGATACGAACTTACTGATGAAGAGATAATagatctaataattacaattgtGTATTCCGGTTATGAAACTGTTTCAACTACTTCCATGATGGCCGTCAAGTATCTCCATGATCATCCAGGAGCTCTTGAAGAAGTCAGA aaagaaCATTTGGCGATTAGAGAACGGAAAAGGCCCGAGGATCCAATTGATTGGAATGACCTCAAGTCGATGAGGTTTACTCGTGCG GTTATCTTTGAGACCTCAAGATTAGCAACAATTGTTAATGGAGTTTTACGGAAAACCACTAAAGATATGGAACTGAATG GGTTTGTGATTCCAAAAGGATGGAGAATATATGTTTATACAAGAGAGATTAATTATGACCCTTTTCTATATCCGGAGCCATTCACCTTTAATCCATGGAGATGGCTG GATAAGAGCTTGGAGTCTCAAGGCTACTTCTTTATATTTGGAGGGGGCACTAGACTCTGTCCTGGAAAAGAACTGGGAATAGCAGAAGTTTCCACTTTCTTACACTACTTGGTGACTAGATACAG GTGGGAAGAGATTGGAGGTGATAAACTGTTGAAATTTCCAAGAGTGGAAGCACCAAATGGGCTACATATTAGGGTCTCATCTTACTAA
- the LOC108987943 gene encoding PI-PLC X domain-containing protein At5g67130-like isoform X1 — MGLWQNLLLMKASVILFLRVNASACSNGECKQLLDPCSSDGDCQAGLYCFSCPQGFSGNRCVRSTTTNQFKLLNNSLPFNKYAFLTTHNAYAIDGEPSHTGVPRITFTNQEDTVTQQLNNGVRGLMLDTYDFQGEVWLCHSSGGQCHDYTAFEPAIDTLKEIEAFLSANPSEIVTLILEDYVQAPNGLTKVFIDAGLTKYWFPVEIMPQNGQDWPLVSDMVAKNQRLLVFTSIRSKEESEGIAYQWNYMVENQYGDGGMRAGNCPNRRESPPLDDKTKSLVLVNYFSSLPFKMTACGHNSADLINMLHTCFGAAGNRWANFVAVDFYKRSEGGGTFQAVDTLNGELLCGCDDVRACVPGSTSPACTA; from the exons ATGGGTCTTTGGCAAAACTTGCTTTTGATGAAAGCTTCAGTAATATTATTTCTCAGGGTTAATGCCTCAGCTTGTTCCAATGGAGAGTGCAAG CAGTTACTCGATCCATGCTCATCCGATGGAGATTGCCAGGCGGGACTCTACTGTTTCTCTTGCCCCCAAGGATTTTCAGGCAATAGATGTGTCAGATCAACCACTACAAACCAATTCAAGCTTCTG AATAATTCTCTGCCGTTCAATAAATATGCGTTCTTGACAACCCATAATGCTTATGCTATCGATGGAGAGCCATCTCACACAGGAGTTCCTCGGATTACCTTCACAAATCAAGAAGATACTGTCACTCAACAGCTAAAT AATGGAGTTCGCGGCTTGATGCTTGATACGTATGATTTTCAAGGAGAAGTATGGTTGTGCCATTCTTCTGGAGGACAATGCCATGACTATACTGCATTT GAACCTGCTATAGACACGCTGAAGGAGATCGAAGCTTTCTTATCAGCAAACCCATCAGAAATTGTCACATTGATATTAGAAGACTATGTTCAAGCTCCGAATGGACTGACAAAGGTCTTCATCGATGCCGGGTTGACGAAATATTGGTTTCCGGTGGAAATTATGCCACAAAATGGTCAAGATTGGCCGCTAGTCAGTGACATGGTTGCTAAAAACCAGAGGCTACTTGTATTCACTTCAATTAGGTCTAAGGAGGAAAGTGAAGGCATTGCTTATCAGTGGAACTACATGGTTGAAAACCAAT ATGGAGATGGTGGAATGCGTGCAGGAAACTGTCCCAATAGGAGAGAATCACCACCACTTGATGACAAAACCAAGTCTTTGGTATtggtcaattatttttcaagtcTTCCCTTTAAGATGACCGCATGTGGACATAACTCGGCTGATCTAATTAACATGCTCCATACATGTTTTGGTGCTGCCGGCAACCGGTGGGCTAACTTTGTTGCCGTTGATTTTTACAAG AGAAGCGAGGGAGGTGGAACATTTCAAGCTGTGGACACTCTCAATGGGGAGCTGTTGTGTGGTTGTGATGACGTCCGTGCATGTGTG CCTGGATCAACCTCACCAGCTTGCACTGCATGA